AAGATCATTATTACGGCCAGGTCGGCAGGAGAACAGGAGGAAGCTGACAGAGATCAGCAGAAGGAACAGAATAAATCGATGTTTCATGCCTTGCTCCTCGGATGAAAGTTCCCATGAGCCTGTTCCAGGTCATTTCTGTTCAGATGAGTATATATCTGGGTTGTACTGATATCAGAATGTCCCAGCATTTCCTGAACACTTCTCAGGTCGGCTCCGCCCTGAAGGAGATGGGTTGCAAAAGAATGACGCAAAGTGTGAATTTTACCGCTGACACCAGCTCTTTCGGCTATGGTTTTAAAATTCTTCCACATACCCTTGCGGGATAAACCCTTGCCACGGTTATTCAAAAAAACGGTATTTGTCAAAAATCCCGGCCTGACGATGCGAGGGCGAACTTCTGAGAGATAGATTCTCAACCAGTGTTCGGCAACAGGTCCCAATGGGACCCACCGTTCTTTTCCGCCTTTTCCAAAAACCTGAATCATGCCTTCTTCCATATAAAGATGAGTCATTTCCAGATCCACTGCTTCAGAAACACGCAGACCGCAGCTGTAAATCAATTCAAAGAGAGTCCTGTCACGCTGTCCTAAAAGAGTATCCAGAGGGATAGATTCCAGAAAGGCTTCCACTTCATCCAGTGAAAGGACCTCCGGAAGAGATTGGGTAATTCTGGGCATATTCATACCCTGTAATGGATTATCGTCTCTCTTTCCGCTGAGGATCAGAAATTCCATCATAGATCTGAGGCTGCTTAGAATCCTGGAAATTGTCCGGGGACTCAAGTCCTGTTCTTTCTGCCGAACCGCCAGAAGATAATTCTCCAGGAGAGGCGTATCCAGATCCTGCCAGGTTCTCCCGGCCTGTTTCAGGAATTCCTCAAGTTTCAGAACTTCTCTCAGATATGCATCCACCGTATTGGGAGACATACGGAGCTCTAGGGTGAGATAGATCTGAAACTGTCCGGATAATTCCCTTGATATCATGATCAGTTTCCGACTTTCCTGTTTCTCAGATAGGTGGGAACATAAAGATCCGACTCAGAAGGTCCGGCTCCGACAAGACTCTGAAAAGGACTGTTGTTGTTCTCAGAGGCCCGGCTGTCATCATCATAGAAACTTTTCCATTTTTCATAAGGGAGGATTTCATCATTATGCCCGGGAATCTCCGGGATTGCCGCTTCGACGGAAATCTCATTCTCTTCCTTTCTGTTTCTGAATCCCGTTGCAATGACAGTGACCTTGATTTCATCTTCCATGGAATCATCGATGGTAGTTCCCGGAATGACTGTTGCATCAGGATCAATGTTCTCGGCAATGATTTCCATGACTTCCTTGTATTCTGAGAGAGTCAGGCTGCTTCCACCGGAAACATTGACCAGAAGTCCCTTGGCACCATCGATATTGGCATCTTCAAGGAGCGGATTATTAATGGCACTGGTAGCTGCATCTATGGCTCGGTTATCTCCTCGGCCTTTACCGATTCCCATCAGGGCTTCGCCCTGATTGCGCATGACAGCCTTGACATCTGCAAAATCGATATTGATATCACCATGCTGTGTTATCAAATCAGAGATTCCCTGAACACCCATTCGTAAAACATCATCTGCCATCAAAAAAGCTTCCCTGATGGGTGTATTCTTTTCAACAATTTTCATTAGATTTTCATTGGGAATGGTTATGAGAGTGTCGACTTCCTTGTACAGTTTATCGATACCTTCTTCGGCAAGAGCCATTTTTCGCCTCTGCTCAAATCCAAAGGGTTTTGTCACAACCGCAACAGTCAGCGCCCCGAGTTCACGGGCTATTCTGGCGATAACCGGAGCCGACCCTGTTCCTGTGCCACCACCCATACCGGCGGTGATAAAGACCATATCAGCCCCTTTGAGAACATTTTTCAGTATTTCCTTGTCTTCGTCTGCCGCCTGTGCACCGATTTCCGGATTTCCGCCGGCTCCAAGCCCCCCTGTCAGCTTTGAGCCGAGGGGCAGCTTGATGGGAGCATCCGATTTATCCAGAGCCTGCAGATCCGTATTGGTTGCAATGAACTCAACTCCTTTCACACCACAGGCTATCATTCGATTGACAGCATTACTGCCTCCGCCACCTGCTCCGATCACCTTGATGACCGTCTTATTTCCCAATTTCTCTTCCAGTATTTCAAGTTCCATAAATCCCCTCCCAAGGATAGATGTCAATCTAGTCGTTTTATTTTTTTAACAGGTTTAAAACCCGTTGATTCCTATATAAAATTTGTAAACCACTCTTTAAGGCGTTGCCAGAGCCCCCAAACCCCACTGGGTACATCTGTATCATTTCCCAAGGCATTTTCTTCATCTCTGGCGGCCATCACTAAACCGACAACTGTGGCCCATTCGGGACCTCGACAGGCACCCGGCAGGTCTTTTAAGCCTGAAGGCATGGCAATCCTGACGGGTCTTTTAAAAATATCTGATGCCAGTTCTCCCGCACCGGGCAAAAGTGCTCCCCCTCCTGCGATGACAACCCCTCCACCCAAACGATTCAGATAACCTTTCTGGTGGAGCTGCTTTCTTATAAGAAGTAAAATCTCAGCCATCCTGGACTGGATAATTCGGCACACATCAATCTCAGGGATACTCCGAGGAGGCCTTCCGCCGATACCCGGCAGAAGTACGTCCTGAGATGGATCAACCAGAGGTTCCCAACATTTTCCCTGGCTCAGTTTTATGGCCTCAGCCTGCTCCATCGGCTGCTCAAGAACAATAGACAGGTCCGTTGTGACCTGCTCTCCCGCTACAGGCAGTGAACCTGAAAAGTGGGGCGTCCCCTCAAAGTAAACAATGGCATCGCTGGTACCGCCACCGATATCCAGATACAGAACACCCATCTCCTTCTCATCGTCAGACAGTATATTCTTTGAGGCCACAAGCGACTCCAGAGAGATCTCATTCACCTTGTAGCCGCTGCGGTTTGTGCATTTAATGACATTTTGAGTTGCGGCAATACTGGCTGTAATAATATGAACATCCGCCTCAAGACGGACTCCGATCATATCCTGGGGATCACGGATACCGACTTTGTCATCCACCATAAAATGCTGAGGAACGACATGAAGGATTTCTCTGTCCATAGGTATAGCGATGGCCCTGGCAGCGTCTATCACCCGGTGAATATCATAAGAAGTGACTTCCCGGCCCTTTCCGCTCACAGCCACGACACCCCTTGAATTGAGACCTTCCACGTTGCCGCTGGTCACGGCAGTATAGACATCATGAACTGTTCTGCCTGCTTCCTGCTCTGCCGCTTCAATGGCATTGGCAATGGCCTTTTGAGCTGCTTCGATGTTCACAACGACACCCTTACGCAAACCTTCAGACGGCACTGAACCGGCACCTGCAAAGCATAAAACTCCTGCGTCATTGTATTCTGAGATGAGAGCCGAAACCCTGCTGGTTCCGATATCAAGTCCGACGACAATATCTTTTTCCGGCAAAACTAATTGCCCTCCCTTGTTTTCAGAACAACCTGTTCTGTTCTAAAGTCTGCATATTCCAGATCTGTCATCAACTTGCCTGTGTTCAATGAATCCAGGACCAGAAGAATCTTTTTCATAAGTGTTTCGGTCAGCCCTGATGATACTACAACCGGCAGCTTGTATGAGCTGATATATAACCTGATTTCATTCAAGACACCTTGATCGGGTCTTACAGATATTTCAGAAATCTGTCCGTATAAAAGTGGTGAGTTTTTCCTCAGTATCTTTAAATCCTGTAAAAGAGGATACAAAGACTCAGGAAGAACCTTTGTTCCATTCTTTTCATCAGGCACCATACCGCTCAAAACCGGAAGATCCCGGTATCCCGAGACTCCTGGAGCATCAAAGACCACTCCATACTCATCAAAAGCTATCATATGAGCCTTTCCAGAACTCTTCAAAAGAGCGATCCCCAGAGGGACTCTTCTATAGATGATAATCTTCAATGTACCGGGAAACTGTTTTTCCACATAGGCTTTCCGAATCAATGGTGAGGTCTCAAAGTTCTTACGTATTTCATCACTGTCCAGAGAAATATAATTTTCACTCCCGGTCAGCCCGCCCAATGAAAGAAGAAGGGCATCGGGAAGATTCAAGGTACTTTCAAGAAGTATCTGACTGATCTGCATGCGGGGAAGGATCAGAAAGTGAAGACAAACCTGAATTCCCAAAACAAGAATAAGCAGGCTCATAAACACCAGTAGGACCCGGCGAAGCATTCTATAGACGGGGGTCACTGAGGATTTAACCATTGCACAGCACCTCCCGTTCTTTGGCTTTGTACCTTGAGAAATTGATAAGGAGGCCGAATATGCCCAGGGTTACCAGCGTAGAGGTCCCTCCCGCCGAAAACAGCGGAAGTGGAATTCCTGTTGCCGGAAGAGCTCCGCAGACAACAGCGACATTGATCAGGACCTGAAAATAAACAGAAGAAGTCAACCCGAAGGCTGCCAGCCTGATATAGGAGCTGGTACTGTTCAATGCTATGGAGTACCCCTTAATTGCAAAAACAAGAAAGAGGAAAATGATAAACAAAATACCGGCGAACCCGGTTTCTTCTCCGACTACTGCAAATACAAAATCTGAATGCGCCGCGGGGAGGCCTCCCAGTTTTACCTGACCCTGCCCAAGCCCCAATCCCCAGAAACGGCCATTCTGAAGAGCCATTCTGGATTTCATAAGCTGGTACCCTGAACCGCTGGGATCAGACAAGGGACTGAGCCAGGATCTTATTCGTTCCAGACGGTAGGGTTTGGCCAGAACCATGGGAACAGCCGAAATCATGATGGCGATTGTACCGACAGCGATATAGGACCAGCTGATTCCAGCCAGGAACAGGAGCAGGATTGCCAGAAGAAAAATATAAATAGCCGAAGAAAAATCATTCTGAAAATACACAAGACTGGTCATAAGCACTGACATGAGAAGAACAGGCAGGATGGAATTCAGAAAATCATCCATACTATCCTTCTTTTTATCCAGGATATGAGCCATATAGAGGACCAGGGCGACTCGGACCAGCTCACTGGGTTGAAATGAGTTCCCTCCAATCTCAATCCACCTGGTAGCTCCGCCGGAGGTGCTGCCTATACCGGGAACATAAGTCAAAACATTCAAAATGATTGTCATAATGACAAAGGGGATTGTCATTTTCCGGATCAAACTGAGGGGCATGCGGCTCAGGATAAAACTGACCAGTGCTCCCAACAGAATCCATATAATCTGACGATTGATGAAGTAGAACGGATTACCCGCAGCTACTCTGCCAAAATGGTAAGAAGCAGAGAACAAAGCACTCACTCCAGTCCCTGTTAAAAGGACCATAACGCCTACAAGGCCTGAGTCGCTCATTCTTATGATCATACGGTCCGCTTCATACCGTCTCATTTTATCCCCGGCCCCTTTATTGAATCTTCAGAGTGGACAATCCCAGGATGGCAAACATGCCTCCCAGTATCCAGAATCGAGCGACAACTTTGCTTTCAGCCCAACCGG
This Oceanispirochaeta sp. DNA region includes the following protein-coding sequences:
- a CDS encoding site-specific tyrosine recombinase, which codes for MISRELSGQFQIYLTLELRMSPNTVDAYLREVLKLEEFLKQAGRTWQDLDTPLLENYLLAVRQKEQDLSPRTISRILSSLRSMMEFLILSGKRDDNPLQGMNMPRITQSLPEVLSLDEVEAFLESIPLDTLLGQRDRTLFELIYSCGLRVSEAVDLEMTHLYMEEGMIQVFGKGGKERWVPLGPVAEHWLRIYLSEVRPRIVRPGFLTNTVFLNNRGKGLSRKGMWKNFKTIAERAGVSGKIHTLRHSFATHLLQGGADLRSVQEMLGHSDISTTQIYTHLNRNDLEQAHGNFHPRSKA
- the ftsZ gene encoding cell division protein FtsZ, whose translation is MELEILEEKLGNKTVIKVIGAGGGGSNAVNRMIACGVKGVEFIATNTDLQALDKSDAPIKLPLGSKLTGGLGAGGNPEIGAQAADEDKEILKNVLKGADMVFITAGMGGGTGTGSAPVIARIARELGALTVAVVTKPFGFEQRRKMALAEEGIDKLYKEVDTLITIPNENLMKIVEKNTPIREAFLMADDVLRMGVQGISDLITQHGDINIDFADVKAVMRNQGEALMGIGKGRGDNRAIDAATSAINNPLLEDANIDGAKGLLVNVSGGSSLTLSEYKEVMEIIAENIDPDATVIPGTTIDDSMEDEIKVTVIATGFRNRKEENEISVEAAIPEIPGHNDEILPYEKWKSFYDDDSRASENNNSPFQSLVGAGPSESDLYVPTYLRNRKVGN
- the ftsA gene encoding cell division protein FtsA, translated to MPEKDIVVGLDIGTSRVSALISEYNDAGVLCFAGAGSVPSEGLRKGVVVNIEAAQKAIANAIEAAEQEAGRTVHDVYTAVTSGNVEGLNSRGVVAVSGKGREVTSYDIHRVIDAARAIAIPMDREILHVVPQHFMVDDKVGIRDPQDMIGVRLEADVHIITASIAATQNVIKCTNRSGYKVNEISLESLVASKNILSDDEKEMGVLYLDIGGGTSDAIVYFEGTPHFSGSLPVAGEQVTTDLSIVLEQPMEQAEAIKLSQGKCWEPLVDPSQDVLLPGIGGRPPRSIPEIDVCRIIQSRMAEILLLIRKQLHQKGYLNRLGGGVVIAGGGALLPGAGELASDIFKRPVRIAMPSGLKDLPGACRGPEWATVVGLVMAARDEENALGNDTDVPSGVWGLWQRLKEWFTNFI
- a CDS encoding FtsQ-type POTRA domain-containing protein gives rise to the protein MVKSSVTPVYRMLRRVLLVFMSLLILVLGIQVCLHFLILPRMQISQILLESTLNLPDALLLSLGGLTGSENYISLDSDEIRKNFETSPLIRKAYVEKQFPGTLKIIIYRRVPLGIALLKSSGKAHMIAFDEYGVVFDAPGVSGYRDLPVLSGMVPDEKNGTKVLPESLYPLLQDLKILRKNSPLLYGQISEISVRPDQGVLNEIRLYISSYKLPVVVSSGLTETLMKKILLVLDSLNTGKLMTDLEYADFRTEQVVLKTREGN
- the ftsW gene encoding putative lipid II flippase FtsW, encoding MRRYEADRMIIRMSDSGLVGVMVLLTGTGVSALFSASYHFGRVAAGNPFYFINRQIIWILLGALVSFILSRMPLSLIRKMTIPFVIMTIILNVLTYVPGIGSTSGGATRWIEIGGNSFQPSELVRVALVLYMAHILDKKKDSMDDFLNSILPVLLMSVLMTSLVYFQNDFSSAIYIFLLAILLLFLAGISWSYIAVGTIAIMISAVPMVLAKPYRLERIRSWLSPLSDPSGSGYQLMKSRMALQNGRFWGLGLGQGQVKLGGLPAAHSDFVFAVVGEETGFAGILFIIFLFLVFAIKGYSIALNSTSSYIRLAAFGLTSSVYFQVLINVAVVCGALPATGIPLPLFSAGGTSTLVTLGIFGLLINFSRYKAKEREVLCNG